The proteins below come from a single Rosa rugosa chromosome 2, drRosRugo1.1, whole genome shotgun sequence genomic window:
- the LOC133728436 gene encoding C2 domain-containing protein At1g53590-like isoform X2 has translation MDITEVTLIHHVGLVLAVLWLLSHYNCCHALAYFLSLIYLFVVHERYVMRLRKKLQFEERKQGHQRRVLSDSETVRWLNHAVEKIWPICMEQIASQRVLLPIIPWFLEKYKPWTVSKGVVQHLYLGRNAPMFTEMRVLRQSTGDDHLVLELGMNFLTADDMLGILAVKLKKRLGFGIWAKLHITGMHVEGKVMIGVKFLRKWPFLGRVRLCFVEPPYFQMTVKPIFTRGLDVTEVPGIDGWLDKLLSIAFEQTLVQPNMLVVDMEKFTSPEQENWFSVDEKEPVGHLKVEVIEASDMKACDLNGFSDPYVKGQFGVYQFKTKIQKKTLTPKWFEEFKIPIITWDSPNVLAIEVHDKDIFVDDTLGNCSINIGDLRDGVRHDMWLPLQNIKTAGRLHLAVTVLEDNGEGSDPPDVRESEMPNMEDKRNSFSSETANKNSFSSVSSEKSPRVADNYEPIDVEGQKETGIWVHHPGSEVSQTWEARKGKGRRLSTQIQGEPNGSSVTDETQDDKRPMQSVRRGLRKLGSVFQKNPKKEDNSCSFTESVQSPVTPRVNLRAINERDIAVKYVVEDETSGKVSKEGASSSGESSSGSPGKGKVKGMAKSFFKHAERSVKHALSRKGSRKSQTDSCEREIIADSDSSDDDDTPPSPIVEMIPVVSRDIPHPPVNDSFKSDEHLTQPFASALSNIPEDTEDSVKKVEPEDTEKTLEKPDDPEKNNEGLPEPLKVEAR, from the exons atGGATATTACAGAGGTCACACTGATACACCATGTGGGCCTTGTGTTAGCTGTGCTTTGGTTGCTCTCTCACTACAATTGCTGCCACGCATTGGCATACTTTCTCTCTCTGATTTATCTCTTTGTG GTTCATGAGCGGTATGTTATGCGACTGCGGAAAAAACTACAATTCGAGGAAAGAAAGCAGGGGCATCAGAGAAGG GTACTTTCTGATTCTGAAACAGTGCGTTGGTTGAACCATGCAGTTGAAAAGATATGGCCTATATGTATGGAACAGATTGCTTCACAGAGAGTTCTCCTCCCCATCATACCTTGGTTTTTGGAGAAGTACAAACCATGGACTGTT AGTAAAGGTGTAGTTCAGCACCTTTATTTGGGAAGGAACGCACCCATGTTCACAGAGATGAGAGTTCTCCGCCAGTCTACTGGTGATGACCATTTG GTTCTGGAGTTGGGAATGAATTTTCTGACAGCTGATGATATGCTTGGAATACTTGCTGTCAAGCTAAAAAAAAGGCTGGGCTTTGGAATTTGGGCGAAATTGCATATTACCGGTATGCATGTTGAAGGGAAG gtCATGATTGGGGTGAAGTTCCTTCGCAAGTGGCCTTTCCTTGGCCGTGTGCGGTTATGCTTTGTCGAGCCTCCATATTTTCAAATGACCGTCAAGCCTATTTTTACTCGTGGGCTTGATGTTACAGAAGTCCCAGGGATTGATGGATGGCTG GATAAGCTTCTCTCAATTGCCTTTGAGCAGACACTTGTTCAG CCTAATATGCTGGTTGTTGACATGGAGAAATTCACTTCACCGGAACAGG AAAATTGGTTCTCTGTGGATGAGAAGGAGCCTGTTGGGCATCTCAAAGTAGAAGTTATTGAAGCATCTGACATGAAAGCCTGCGACTTAAacg GATTTTCTGACCCTTATGTGAAGGGCCAATTCGGCGTTTACCAATTCAAAACTAAGATACAAAAGAAAACGCTGACCCCAAAATGGTTTGAGGAATTTAAGATCCCGATTATTACATGGGATTCACCTAATGTGCTAGCTATTGAAGTTCATGACAAAGACATTTTTGTTGATGATACCCTTGG AAACTGTTCCATTAACATCGGTGACCTTAGGGATGGTGTGAGACATGACATGTGGTTGCCTCTTCAGAACATCAAAACAGCAGGGAGGCTGCATCTTGCAGTAACTGTACTTGAAGACAATGGGGAG GGCAGTGATCCTCCAGATGTTCGGGAATCGGAAATGCCAAATATGGAAGATAAAAGAAATTCCTTTTCCAGTGAGACTGCTAATAAAAATTCCTTCTCGTCTGTCTCATCTGAGAAATCTCCTAGGGTGGCAGATAATTATGAGCCCATTGATGTTGAAGGGCAAAAAGAAACTGGTATATGGGTCCATCACCCAGGAAGTGAAGTTTCACAAACTTGGGAGGCTAGAAAAGGAAAGGGTCGACGTCTTAGTACCCAAATTCAAGGGGAGCCTAATGGGAGCAGCGTCACTGATGAAACTCAGGATGATAAACGTCCAATGCAATCAGTTCGCCGGGGTCTACGTAAACTTGGTTCAGTATTTCAGAAGAATCCCAAAAAGGAGGATAATTCATGCAGTTTTACAGAGTCTGTCCAGAGCCCAGTTACTCCACGTGTCAATCTAAGGGCAATTAATGAAAGGGACATTGCGGTAAAATATGTTGTGGAAGATGAAACTTCTGGTAAAGTTTCAAAAGAAGGGGCTTCAAGTTCTGGAGAGAGTAGCTCAGGTAGCCCAGGAAAGGGCAAGGTGAAAGGCATGGCAAAGAGTTTCTTTAAACATGCTGAAAGATCGGTAAAGCATGCACTTTCACGTAAAGGTTCTAGAAAGTCACAGACAGATTCTTGTGAAAGAGAAATTATAGCAGATTCCGACTCTTCTGACGATGATGATACTCCTCCCTCCCCAATAGTTGAAATGATACCAGTTGTCTCCAGGGACATACCTCATCCCCCTGTTAATGATTCGTTCAAGTCAGATGAGCATTTGACTCAGCCGTTTGCAAGTGCTCTAAGTAACATTCCAGAGGACACCGAGGATTCAGTGAAGAAGGTTGAACCTGAAGACACAGAAAAGACGCTTGAGAAGCCGGATGACCCTGAAAAAAATAACGAGGGATTGCCTGAGCCGTTAAAAGTTGAAGCTAGGTGA
- the LOC133732252 gene encoding large ribosomal subunit protein eL20z-like produces the protein MGGGEDDKKRGISTSGHPPPSAPEYGTFQGVANYPPPPPPGGFPQPVPPPGATDPPPPYYPQGYQTVPGYAVAEGRPVRQRRLPCCGLGLGWCLFIIGFFLATIPWYVGAIILVCSRNRMDYREKPGYIACSVGAILATIGIVLGATKGSDAW, from the exons ATGGGCGGTGGCGAAGACGACAAGAAGAGAGGTATATCCACCAGTGGTCATCCTCCTCCTTCGGCTCCCGAGTATGGAACCTTCCAAGGCGTCGCCAACTATCCTCCTCCACCGCCGCCCGGCGGCTTCCCTCAGCCAGTTCCTCCGCCGGGAGCCACCGACCCACCACCTCCGTACTACCCTCAGGGCTATCAGACCGTTCCCG GTTATGCAGTTGCTGAGGGAAGACCTGTAAGACAGCGTCGCCTGCCTTGTTGTGGTTTGGGTCTCGGCTGGTGCCT GTTTATCATTGGTTTCTTCCTTGCTACTATTCCATGGTATGTTGGGGCGATTATTCTAGTTTGTTCCAGGAATAGGATGGACTACCGAGAGAAACCAGGATATATCGCTTGCTCAGTTGGC GCTATTCTTGCTACAATTGGTATTGTCCTTGGTGCCACAAAGGGAAGTGATGCCTGGTAG
- the LOC133728436 gene encoding C2 domain-containing protein At1g53590-like isoform X1, giving the protein MDITEVTLIHHVGLVLAVLWLLSHYNCCHALAYFLSLIYLFVVHERYVMRLRKKLQFEERKQGHQRRVLSDSETVRWLNHAVEKIWPICMEQIASQRVLLPIIPWFLEKYKPWTVSKGVVQHLYLGRNAPMFTEMRVLRQSTGDDHLVLELGMNFLTADDMLGILAVKLKKRLGFGIWAKLHITGMHVEGKVMIGVKFLRKWPFLGRVRLCFVEPPYFQMTVKPIFTRGLDVTEVPGIDGWLDKLLSIAFEQTLVQVFGKLVYIALKKTLIQPNMLVVDMEKFTSPEQENWFSVDEKEPVGHLKVEVIEASDMKACDLNGFSDPYVKGQFGVYQFKTKIQKKTLTPKWFEEFKIPIITWDSPNVLAIEVHDKDIFVDDTLGNCSINIGDLRDGVRHDMWLPLQNIKTAGRLHLAVTVLEDNGEGSDPPDVRESEMPNMEDKRNSFSSETANKNSFSSVSSEKSPRVADNYEPIDVEGQKETGIWVHHPGSEVSQTWEARKGKGRRLSTQIQGEPNGSSVTDETQDDKRPMQSVRRGLRKLGSVFQKNPKKEDNSCSFTESVQSPVTPRVNLRAINERDIAVKYVVEDETSGKVSKEGASSSGESSSGSPGKGKVKGMAKSFFKHAERSVKHALSRKGSRKSQTDSCEREIIADSDSSDDDDTPPSPIVEMIPVVSRDIPHPPVNDSFKSDEHLTQPFASALSNIPEDTEDSVKKVEPEDTEKTLEKPDDPEKNNEGLPEPLKVEAR; this is encoded by the exons atGGATATTACAGAGGTCACACTGATACACCATGTGGGCCTTGTGTTAGCTGTGCTTTGGTTGCTCTCTCACTACAATTGCTGCCACGCATTGGCATACTTTCTCTCTCTGATTTATCTCTTTGTG GTTCATGAGCGGTATGTTATGCGACTGCGGAAAAAACTACAATTCGAGGAAAGAAAGCAGGGGCATCAGAGAAGG GTACTTTCTGATTCTGAAACAGTGCGTTGGTTGAACCATGCAGTTGAAAAGATATGGCCTATATGTATGGAACAGATTGCTTCACAGAGAGTTCTCCTCCCCATCATACCTTGGTTTTTGGAGAAGTACAAACCATGGACTGTT AGTAAAGGTGTAGTTCAGCACCTTTATTTGGGAAGGAACGCACCCATGTTCACAGAGATGAGAGTTCTCCGCCAGTCTACTGGTGATGACCATTTG GTTCTGGAGTTGGGAATGAATTTTCTGACAGCTGATGATATGCTTGGAATACTTGCTGTCAAGCTAAAAAAAAGGCTGGGCTTTGGAATTTGGGCGAAATTGCATATTACCGGTATGCATGTTGAAGGGAAG gtCATGATTGGGGTGAAGTTCCTTCGCAAGTGGCCTTTCCTTGGCCGTGTGCGGTTATGCTTTGTCGAGCCTCCATATTTTCAAATGACCGTCAAGCCTATTTTTACTCGTGGGCTTGATGTTACAGAAGTCCCAGGGATTGATGGATGGCTG GATAAGCTTCTCTCAATTGCCTTTGAGCAGACACTTGTTCAG GTATTTGGTAAGCTTGTCTACATTGCCTTGAAGAAGACACTTATTCAG CCTAATATGCTGGTTGTTGACATGGAGAAATTCACTTCACCGGAACAGG AAAATTGGTTCTCTGTGGATGAGAAGGAGCCTGTTGGGCATCTCAAAGTAGAAGTTATTGAAGCATCTGACATGAAAGCCTGCGACTTAAacg GATTTTCTGACCCTTATGTGAAGGGCCAATTCGGCGTTTACCAATTCAAAACTAAGATACAAAAGAAAACGCTGACCCCAAAATGGTTTGAGGAATTTAAGATCCCGATTATTACATGGGATTCACCTAATGTGCTAGCTATTGAAGTTCATGACAAAGACATTTTTGTTGATGATACCCTTGG AAACTGTTCCATTAACATCGGTGACCTTAGGGATGGTGTGAGACATGACATGTGGTTGCCTCTTCAGAACATCAAAACAGCAGGGAGGCTGCATCTTGCAGTAACTGTACTTGAAGACAATGGGGAG GGCAGTGATCCTCCAGATGTTCGGGAATCGGAAATGCCAAATATGGAAGATAAAAGAAATTCCTTTTCCAGTGAGACTGCTAATAAAAATTCCTTCTCGTCTGTCTCATCTGAGAAATCTCCTAGGGTGGCAGATAATTATGAGCCCATTGATGTTGAAGGGCAAAAAGAAACTGGTATATGGGTCCATCACCCAGGAAGTGAAGTTTCACAAACTTGGGAGGCTAGAAAAGGAAAGGGTCGACGTCTTAGTACCCAAATTCAAGGGGAGCCTAATGGGAGCAGCGTCACTGATGAAACTCAGGATGATAAACGTCCAATGCAATCAGTTCGCCGGGGTCTACGTAAACTTGGTTCAGTATTTCAGAAGAATCCCAAAAAGGAGGATAATTCATGCAGTTTTACAGAGTCTGTCCAGAGCCCAGTTACTCCACGTGTCAATCTAAGGGCAATTAATGAAAGGGACATTGCGGTAAAATATGTTGTGGAAGATGAAACTTCTGGTAAAGTTTCAAAAGAAGGGGCTTCAAGTTCTGGAGAGAGTAGCTCAGGTAGCCCAGGAAAGGGCAAGGTGAAAGGCATGGCAAAGAGTTTCTTTAAACATGCTGAAAGATCGGTAAAGCATGCACTTTCACGTAAAGGTTCTAGAAAGTCACAGACAGATTCTTGTGAAAGAGAAATTATAGCAGATTCCGACTCTTCTGACGATGATGATACTCCTCCCTCCCCAATAGTTGAAATGATACCAGTTGTCTCCAGGGACATACCTCATCCCCCTGTTAATGATTCGTTCAAGTCAGATGAGCATTTGACTCAGCCGTTTGCAAGTGCTCTAAGTAACATTCCAGAGGACACCGAGGATTCAGTGAAGAAGGTTGAACCTGAAGACACAGAAAAGACGCTTGAGAAGCCGGATGACCCTGAAAAAAATAACGAGGGATTGCCTGAGCCGTTAAAAGTTGAAGCTAGGTGA